Part of the Methanomassiliicoccus luminyensis B10 genome is shown below.
TCGGACACCCTGACCCGGCCGGAGCGCCGGCCCAGGACGGTCCTGGTCTCCACCGTCTCCCTCAGCGGGTCGATGGCGGGGTTGGTGACCTGGGCCGCGTCCAGCAGCAGGTCGTCGAAGATGGTGCCGTAGGGGAGGTCGTTCCCGCAGGAGGACAGCAGGACGCCGCCGGAGCTGGCCTGGGAGATGATGCCCTGGCGTATGCGGTCGTTGAAGGTGGCGTGCGGCGCCATCTGGGGCGGCAGCTGCCTGATCTCGATGGCCCGGTTGGGGCAGAAGGACGCGCAGCGCATGCAGGCCACGCAGCCGCCCTTATACCATATGCGGTTGCCCTTGGCCTCCAGCGCGCCGTAGGTGCATTCCTTCAGGCACCTCTTGCACATCTGGCAGCTGTCGCGGTTGATCACTGGCTGGAACTTGTCTAGTATTATCGCGTCGGCTTTCCTTTCGGACTCGGATTGAGCGGCGGGGCTCAACAGAACACCCCCTGGAACGGTTCGGTCTCGTTGCCGCGACGGATGATCCCTTCACCCATCTTGGCGATCATCGGGCTTCCCGGGTTAGCGACCCAGGTGTCGGCCGTCCCATCGACGATGCGCACCGCGCATTCCTCCGAGGCGGCGTAGACCCTCTTCTTATCCGCCGACTGCCCGATGAGCAGGGGGCGGAGCTTCTTCCGGTCGGCCATGGCGATCATGGTGATCTCCGGCCTGGACCGGCCGACCAGTATGGAGAACGGCCCATTGAGGAACGCCTCCTTGTACGTGACCCTGAGCTGATTCCCGAGGTCCCGGCTCTTCTGGTCCAGGCGCTTCATGTCCCCGTAGTACCACGGGGCCATGGCGAACCCCGCGGCCTGGATGGGGAGCTTGTGCCGCCGCACCAGCAGGTCCCACTGATAGGTGACGACCTCGGTGTCGGTGAGGAGGGAGCAGCGGTACCCGTTCATCTCCACGAAGCGCTTGTTGACGCCGTAGGAGGTTATCTCGCCGTTGTGGCAGACGGACCAGTCCAGCAGGCTGATGGGGTGGGCCCCGGCCCACCAGCCGGGAGTGTTGGTGGGGAACCTGGAGTGGGAGAGCCACATCTGGGCGTCGTACCTGCCCAGGTCGTAGTAGTCGGCGATCTCGTAGGAGAAGCCGTTCCCCTTGAACACGGCCATGTCCTTGCCGCTGGAGATGCAGATGGCACCGGGGATGATCCCGTTGATGCCCATGACCGTCTCCACGACGCACTCGTCGGGGGCCTGGTCCCTGATCCTGAACTTCTCCGACCCGGGGTCGGGCTGGAAGAAGTACCGCCACACCATCGGGTAGGGCGGCTTCATGGAGGACGTCTTCTTGGTGTAGACGGGCTCGTCCTTGAGGATCTCCCCGCGGCCCTTCAGGTACTCTTCCACCGAGGACATCGCCTTCTCGTGGTCGAAGAAGAACTGCAGGCAGTAGTCGTCCTTGTGCTGGTCGAAGAGGCCGTACGCGACGTACCCTGAGCCGAGGCCGTTCTCCCTCTCGTTCATGGTGCACAGCATGCGCCCGATCTGCTCCCCGGAGATCCTGCCGCCGCTGACATCGAAGCAGCCGGCGATACCGCAACCGCCCATCATGTAGGTGAGGCCAGGCGGCTTGTCGGCCCCGTAGGTGGGGAGCTGAGGGAGCGTGTCCCTTCCGTTGGTACTGCCGTGTTCCGTGTTATCTTGTCGCATTCACTCACCCCGAGGTGTTGCCTATATTCAATTTATGGGACAATTGCTTCGAACTTTACGATGTCTTTAGACGAGCGTCGGAACGACACGGTTCTAAGCGACCGTCATTAGACATCTGTCGGTATGTCCGCAATATCATGAACCATTTCGGTTTATTAATCGTTGTTGCCAAAATGAGTCTCAGAAGAATAAAATTTTTCGGAATTCGTATACTTTTTTAAGAAATTTCGCCAGGTATGTCTATGTTATTCGAATTATTCTAGATACATGTACATTTTTTTACTTTATCAACAGATTTTTGAAGCATTGAAGAATCAACTTTTACCCTCGTTGAATGTGTTCCACGCTTTTTCGTTCCTTGGACCGATAACGGAGGCCTTTCCGCGCCTTCCGGAGGCTCCGGCGCGGCCCCGCCGCGAGGCCGGGGCTCCGTACGTACCGGCCAAAAGCGGCGTATCGGGTCGGTCCAGAACAGGGGGCCGCGGGCCGTTCCCGATGCCGGATGTCGAGATCGGCACCGATGGGGGGTTACGGCCGGGGACCGAAAAGTTAATTCCAGAATATTTATAGAAAGTATGCATATGGGATTCTAAAGAGGAGCCTCACCCATGTCATCGCTCAAGCTGACCCTTATCCCGCAGCTGCCCGACCTTGACGAGATACGGCAGATGAGGAAGCGGCTGGACCTGTCCCAGAGGGAGCTGGCGTCCCTGGCCGGCGTGTCGCAGTCGCTCATCGCCAAGATCGAGAAGGGAAGCATCGACCCCTCCTACGACAACGTGAGGAAGATCTTCAACGCCTTCGAGGACATCCTGAAGAAGCGCGCCCTGGAGGGCAAGAACATGGGCGCCCGGTTCACCGTGGGCGACCTGGCCACCAGGGGCGTGGTGTCGATCTCTCCCGACTCCACCCTGGGTGAAGGAGTGGACAAGATGGTGAAGGGCCGCTTCACCCAGCTCCCGGTGTTGGTGGGCGATCGCATCGTGGGTGGCATCACCGACGACCGCATACGTGACTATACTATAGAGGAAACGAGGAACCAGCGCAAGTCTTATGATGAGGTCATGCAGACCAAGGTGGAGACCATCATGGAGGACCCCTTCCCCATTCTCAGCGAGGACACCCCCATCGAGCTGGCGTCCCTGCACCTCCAGAGGGAGGAGGCGGTCCTGGTGTCCCGCCGGGGAACGATAATCGGCATCCTCACCAGCGCGGACTTCCTGGACCTGGGCCTGCACTGAGGCGGCATGAAGAAGAACGAGCTGGAACGCTTGCTGCAGAAGGTGCCGCCGCACTCCGTCCCCAAGGCCGGCCTGGAGCAGTACTCCACCCCCGCGGCCATCGCCGCTGACGTCCTGTACACCGCCTACTCCTTCGGCGACATCGCCGGGCGGTCGGTGGCGGACCTGGGGTGCGGCAGCGGGATATTCTCCATCGGGGCGTGGGCGCTCGGCGCCAGCAAGGTAACGGGCGTGGACGTGGACCACGCCGCCATCGAGGATGCCGCACGGAACATCAGCGCGTTCGGGGCGGAGGTCGTTCTCGTCGAGAGCGACGTCAGGGACGTGGACCTCAGGGCGGACACCGTGGTCATGAACCCCCCCTTCGGCTCGCAAAAGAAGCATGCCGACCGCCCCTTTCTGGAGGCGGCGGTGCGGACGGCGCCAAGGGTGTACAGCCTCCACAACGCGGGGACGGTGGAGTTCCTGAACGTCATGCTGAGGTCCCTGGGGGCCGAAGTGTTCTGCCAGAAAAGCTATAAATTACAAATCCCTCATATGTTCGACTTCCACGACAGAAAGAAGAAGGATATCGAAGTAGCGCTGTTGTGCATTTCATCGGATGTGACCAAATGACAGGAAAGACCGTTTTGCCCGGCGACGAGGTCGCCGTGGCCGAGGAGTACATGCCCGCGGAAGGCACCTACGAGCATGACGGGAAGATATTGTCCTCCCTGGCCGGCGAGCTCCAGCTCGACGACGCCGAGAAGGTCGCCAAGGTGAAGGCCAAGAACCCCATGGTGACCCTGAAGAATGGGGACAGCGTGTTCTGCCGTATCACCGACGTAAGGGCCAGCATGGCCATCTGCGAGATCATCGGCGCCGAGGGCAAGGACCGCGAGATAACCGGCGAGACCTCCGCCACCATCCACATATCCAAGCTGTCCTCCGAGTACGTGCAGGACGTGGGCAGGGAGTTCCGCCCCGGGGACCTGATACGGGCCAAGGTCATACAGACCAGGCCATCAGTGCAGCTCTCCACCCAAGAACCGCACTTCGGGGTCATCAAGGCCCTTTGCCGCAAGTGCCGCTCCCCCCTCGCCAAGCAGGGCAAGTCGCTAAGGTGCGAGCCGTGCGAGAGGACCGAGAGCCGCAAGGTCGCCGACGACTACGGCGACATCAACTACTGATGCGGGAACGGGGGCAAGGCCCCCCTTCCGCGCCCCATTTTTTTATTGAGCCAGTTAAAAAGAAAAATCAATAAGCGCGCTCTTTAGGAAGGAGCATAGAACTCATTTTTTTGATCGCAACACGGAGCGACGCCTAATAGATTAATAGTAGAACAACATTGCGTTGAACATACGGGATCCTCGGATACCTCGGAAGAAGCAAGGCGCTCTCCCAGACGGAGAGAAAGACCGCTGAAGTTCCGAACATGCTCCCGATCACCGCTGTCCTATGGATGCTTAGGACGGCAGGCTGTCTGTCGACCAGCCAAATGTAGCGAGTGTTGAGGCCGAAGGCCGGAAGGCAGTTGAGGCGGAGCTTGGTTACAAGCTCGCGGATATCTCCGCGAGCGGTTGACATCAATAATCGTTGTTGGACAAGGCGGAGGGTGAACGATGACCAAGACCAATGAGGATCTCATCCGCGAGATAAACGAGCTCAAGACCGAGATGAAGCAGATGAGGGAGATCTTGAACATGTTGTTTACCATCGTGGTCGACTCGGACGATGACGACGAGGAAGAGGACTACGGATACCCTGGCTTCACCCAGGATACCCCGAAGTTCAACACCTGAACCTGGTCCAATGTTCCTCAGTGATACCATGCGTTCATTCCGTCTCGGGGGGCAGCGGTCCTGAGGGTGGTGTGCCTTCTTTCCGGCGGGATCGACTCCCCGGTGGCCGCCGACCTTATCGGGCGCAACGGGGCCGAGGTCGTCCTGCTCCACATGGACAACCGCCCCTACTCCGACAACGCCGTCATCGATAAGGTACAGAAGCTGGCCGGCCAGCTGGCCAGGGGCCTGGGGCGCGATGTGCCGCTGTACGTCGCCCCGCATGGATATGATCAGCTGATGATCTCCCGCCACTGCCGGAGGGAGCTGCAGTGCGTGCTGTGCAAGCGCACCATGCTCAAGGTCGCCAGGAATGTCGCCCGGGACCTTGGCGCGGATGCCGTGGTGACCGGCGAGTCGCTGGGCCAGGTGGCCTCCCAGACGCTGCACAACCTGGCGGCCGAGGAGAACGGGCTGGGCTTCCCGGTGCTGCGCCCCCTGATCGGCCTGGACAAGCTGGAGATCGAGAACATCGCCAAGCGCATCGGCACCTATGATATATCGATCCAAAAGAGCATGCCATGCAGCGCGGTGCCCTTCCACCCCGCTACCATGGCCACTGTAGAGATGATCAGGGTCCAGGAGGGGAACCTGGACCTCGAGAAGCTGGCGGAAGAGGCCGCGGAGGAGGCCTTCCTGCTCAGTAGTACGAGCAGCTCAGGTACCTAGAGGGGTCCAGCATGTCCGCGGTGACCTTGCTGATATAGCGGGCCTGGACGCGCGAGATGTATAATATGAAGTCGCCCACCTTGATCTGGAGGTCCGATTCCTTGGGGGCCTTCATCTCGGTGGGTACGACGACAGGGCCGGAGCACGAAGTGGACACGCGGTAGTCCTTCTTGTTCGTGAGGATGAAGTCGATCACCGCTTGCTCCACCATTATGTCAGTCATGGATGTCCGAAAAAGCACGTCCCTATTTAGGGATTGCGAATACTTTTTCACGCCCGGCCACCATGGCGGTGCGTGAAGTTCGTTCTGGACACCTCTGCGCTGTTCTCCATGCAGGACCTCCCTCCCGGGGAGGCGCACGCCACCCCCGGGGTCATCGCCGAGCTGAGGAAGTACGAGGACCCCCGTCTGCGCTTCTGGGACGACCTGCTGAAGGTGTCATCGCCCACCGAGGCGGCCCTGCGGAAGGTCAGGGAGGCGGCGGCCCGCACCGGGGACGACGCGAGGCTTTCGCCGACCGACCTGGAGGTGCTCGCCCTGACCGTGGACCTCGGCGCCACCCTGCTCACCGACGATTACTCCATACAGAACCTGGCCAGGGTGATGGGGCTGAAGTACCGGGGGGTGGGGATGAAGGAGATCAAGGAAACCCTCACGTGGAAGTACCGCTGCGTCGGCTGCAGGAAGGAATGGGATAAGAACTACCCCGACTGCCCAGTGTGCGGCAGCGCCCTGCGCTCGGTCCGCTCACGGAAATGACGGCCTGCACCTGAGGATGTTCCCCATCCTCCTGGCGCCCAGCACATTCATGGAGAACTCCAGGCGGCGGTTGCTGCCGAAGAACAGGTCCGCCAGCATCTTGGTGTGGACCGCTGTGCGGAGCGGCTTGGCCACCTGGTGCCTCCACAGATCCTCGTACCTGGACAGCGGGACCCCCTTGGCGACGTGCTCCGCGGCGACACGCCCGGCCAGGCGGCCGCATATCATGGCTATGGGAATGCCTCCCCCGTTCACCGCCATGACGTGCCCGGCGGCGTCCCCCACCAGGAGGCCGTGCTCTGCGACGGTCCGGTCCAGCGGGCCCTTGGACGGCACGTACTTGCCGATGGGGCGGGTGACGATATTCAGCCCCCTCTGCTTCAGGTACGCGTCGAAGTAGTCGGTGAGCTTCCCGTCGGCCCAGCGGCGGGCCACTCCCACCCCCACGTTGGCCCCCTTGCCCTTGGGCAGCACCCACGCGTACGCGCCGGGGGCGACGCTCCCGAAGTGCATCTCCATGATCGGCTCG
Proteins encoded:
- a CDS encoding METTL5 family protein, yielding MKKNELERLLQKVPPHSVPKAGLEQYSTPAAIAADVLYTAYSFGDIAGRSVADLGCGSGIFSIGAWALGASKVTGVDVDHAAIEDAARNISAFGAEVVLVESDVRDVDLRADTVVMNPPFGSQKKHADRPFLEAAVRTAPRVYSLHNAGTVEFLNVMLRSLGAEVFCQKSYKLQIPHMFDFHDRKKKDIEVALLCISSDVTK
- a CDS encoding NOB1 family endonuclease; translation: MKFVLDTSALFSMQDLPPGEAHATPGVIAELRKYEDPRLRFWDDLLKVSSPTEAALRKVREAAARTGDDARLSPTDLEVLALTVDLGATLLTDDYSIQNLARVMGLKYRGVGMKEIKETLTWKYRCVGCRKEWDKNYPDCPVCGSALRSVRSRK
- a CDS encoding geranylgeranyl reductase family protein; the encoded protein is MRTDYDVIVVGCGPAGSSTAEHAALGGASVLVLEKKKNVGEPVACGEFMPLLEEMEAILPNSPDLGPLFDVPESLISRRMDIFRILSPNRHWDVPFKGYTTDRDRFDKHLAEKARKAGAEIATSAQVIDVNGTEVRTRDATYRAKVVVGADGPVSKVAACLGLPKNQDPYPAITAQAEGDFEPIMEMHFGSVAPGAYAWVLPKGKGANVGVGVARRWADGKLTDYFDAYLKQRGLNIVTRPIGKYVPSKGPLDRTVAEHGLLVGDAAGHVMAVNGGGIPIAMICGRLAGRVAAEHVAKGVPLSRYEDLWRHQVAKPLRTAVHTKMLADLFFGSNRRLEFSMNVLGARRMGNILRCRPSFP
- a CDS encoding exosome complex RNA-binding protein Csl4 gives rise to the protein MTGKTVLPGDEVAVAEEYMPAEGTYEHDGKILSSLAGELQLDDAEKVAKVKAKNPMVTLKNGDSVFCRITDVRASMAICEIIGAEGKDREITGETSATIHISKLSSEYVQDVGREFRPGDLIRAKVIQTRPSVQLSTQEPHFGVIKALCRKCRSPLAKQGKSLRCEPCERTESRKVADDYGDINY
- a CDS encoding CBS domain-containing protein; its protein translation is MSSLKLTLIPQLPDLDEIRQMRKRLDLSQRELASLAGVSQSLIAKIEKGSIDPSYDNVRKIFNAFEDILKKRALEGKNMGARFTVGDLATRGVVSISPDSTLGEGVDKMVKGRFTQLPVLVGDRIVGGITDDRIRDYTIEETRNQRKSYDEVMQTKVETIMEDPFPILSEDTPIELASLHLQREEAVLVSRRGTIIGILTSADFLDLGLH
- a CDS encoding tRNA 4-thiouridine(8) synthase ThiI, with protein sequence MVCLLSGGIDSPVAADLIGRNGAEVVLLHMDNRPYSDNAVIDKVQKLAGQLARGLGRDVPLYVAPHGYDQLMISRHCRRELQCVLCKRTMLKVARNVARDLGADAVVTGESLGQVASQTLHNLAAEENGLGFPVLRPLIGLDKLEIENIAKRIGTYDISIQKSMPCSAVPFHPATMATVEMIRVQEGNLDLEKLAEEAAEEAFLLSSTSSSGT